The DNA region AGGTTAAGTGAGGGTGCTGGCTGGAGCAGCTGGGTCAAAATTAGCACTTGGCGCAGCCatcctcacccaccctctcatcATCCCCTACTCTTCAAGCTCAATCCAATTACCTGTATTTCCAGGTCCCATCCATGATAGTTGGTGTCAATCAGCCACAGTACTGGAAGTGGACACTGTTCGTGGTAAACGCTACTGGGACAGAAATGCTGCCTGTCCTCCAATTGGCCAGCAGCTCTTGGAGGTGGGGCCATCACCCTTAAAGAGGTGGATGTCTCAAAACCAGGCAGATAATTGGATGATGGGCTAGAATTATATTGGAGTCCTGGAAACGTGTGTGTTTTCTTGTCATGGCCACCATTTTGGAATAGTacctgcagaatccagacagttGGTACGGCATAGTGGAATTTCATTGTCTTCCTCTTATAACATAACATTTAGAAATGTTGAGGGAatgaaaaataatttggatggaaTGGACATTCAATGCAATAAAATTGCTGATGAGCATGCAGGATTTCAACAGTGAAATATAACACAAATCCCTGAAATACTGCAACTGGTTTCTGTACTCACTGTAACAATATTAGTTTCTTCAAGAAGATGCACAGTATGTCCTTGAAAATGATAGGAATGTGGCATTGTTAAAGGTAGCAGTTAGGAAAATGCAATTCATTTGTAAAGACAAAATGTTGTGGATGTGCTGCGACAGAAACACATTTTGATACAACTCAAGTTATTAGTTATATTCTGTCCTTGGGGATGGACTTGCAATCAGGTAACAGTGAGATTTGTCAGGACCCTCTAATCGTTTAGTGGGCTCTGTGAAATCGGTGTCAGGACTGTCAACACTTTTGACTTTGTTTTGCTTTATTGTTGGCTTTGCTGgattttgacattttaaaacttcTGCTCAACTTGCCTTTACTGCTGGACCTGTTTTGAATGCGAATTTACATGTAACACAGCATGGAAAATGTGCCGATGTCTACTTCAGCTGAATTTTTATTAGTTTACTTCTTGGAAATGTGCTAACGGATAGACTGAACCACTGTTGTTATACTTAGTTATCATCCTGGATTGTATCTTTAAGGTCGAGTAATCTATAGTTGTGCAGGTCATTTGTGATCAACAGTCTGAAGAgatagaaactgctggagaaacttgcAGCTCTCCAGCATCCACATCTTTGTCTTACTTTAGTCTGAATAAAAGGTTGGCTTTTTAAGATGTGTGTTGCTGGACACTCATCTGATAATAGTGGAAATCAATTTTGATTGACACTTTTCTTTAATTTCACTGCATGAATAGTTTTAATGTTGCATGCTCCCTGATCTTGACAATGGAATCACTAATCAATCTTACCAGTTGTATGAATAGTTTCTGCTTTTCTTAAAGCTTAAAAGTGTAACACTTCCCATCTGACAGTCCTACAGGGCAACCTAGGTAGCTGCAGTCTTCTTTCCAAGTCTGATATTTTGTGACCCATGCAACATGCCTGCAGAAACTCAGATATAATTTCTTCAAAAGACAAGATAACATCAATTGAGCAGGATGTGTTCATAGAGAAGAGCTATCATTCCAATCTAGTACCGAGGGAAATGATTTTGCTTGGGCTGCTATATCATGGTCCATATTGAGGAGAAGAGCAAAAAGATTCTTTATGTAACTCAGTTTGGTGTTGATAGGTGGCATTTTCAGGATGTGGTTTGAATGTCCATGTTTATAGCTCACCTAGACTTCTGCATTTGTGATCATGGAAATTTCTTCTCAATATAGGTGACAATATAGGTCACTTCCAATAGCATGACAGGGGTAGGAACCCTGCTAGGAGGGAAAGGGAAATAGAGAGAAAAGGCAAATGGGAAATaaaagggaaggaaggaaggaaggaaggaagaagtgGGAGAAAGGAGAATATTTTCCAGAAGCAGCTGGAAACAAACATAGAATGGGGCAAAGAACAACCAATTGTCATACACCCACATTAGAACCAATGACATgaaagtgttatggaccagaccagacctccctcaaaatatgttaaggtAGTCTAGACaccaacattttcttattttaaaggtaaatgtgaggcgCTGTGTCCATatacaatttgattggtcaagctACACCCAATTAAGCAAAACAAAGTAAATTCAAACataatagttaaaatacaacaaaggaAAGAGGAACTTGGAacaacttaactctattggaaaacttaacagaataaaagATTGTTTTATTACTAAATTGTAACTGTTctaatatagtaacattccataaacacatccttggcataaggcaaattcagaaaacggATTgtttcacatgcagttctccagtcTAGGAGGAATGAACATCAAAAACACAAttctgagagagagcgagaactcCAGCTTTCAACTGTAGCAAAAAGAATTGTGACAGCTGTTTCACAACCCGAGCAGCTTCTGCCACTGATaagaaaaactaaaaaaaaaatcctGATTCAGTGGTTAGGAGTTTGACCACATCCATTTAGGCTGCTTCTGTTGTTCTAATGCTTTAAAAAAacacccaaggcctcacaagttgtttatctgtcccccagtctctctctacaAGAAACCTGAACAAAAcacacctcttaaagctgcagtatCGTCAcaaaagaatagggaggaggtCCTGATAAATAAGTCACACAAGGAAGGAGCTAGATTTTTAACAAATTACTTTGAGGGTGGTTATATTGGGATTATTACCTAGTCCATATTAATTGGCATAGAGACAAATAAGGCCAGAaagtaaacatatggatgaacaAAAGAAGAGGTTTTATTTAACAGGAAACTGACACCAGTGCTGGGATAGGAAATGGGCTTCACCCAGACCAGGCTAGGCAAAGGTCTGAAAAGAATAAATAGAGCAACAGAAAGGACTTTGAACTAATGAAGAGAATTAAATGTTCAGATAGAATTTAAGGCAAGTGTGATAGTAACTTACAAATAACAGACAGGGGATGAGAGCAGAGAACAAAGTGATAATTGATAAAAGATAATTTAATACTCCAGGTATCAAAAGGTTTTAGGATGAAGTAATAAAAAGCCTGTTTAAAACAAAGTGTGATGAAAAATATGAACATGGTATAACAACGCACAGAGCAACAGCGATAAATGTGTGACAGCTCAAAAAGTGCACCAAAGATATTGTCAAGTCATGTGGGCAAGGTGGGGACAGTTACCTGAATAAGAGTTcttaaacacacacaaaaaagaaACATAGCAGAAGCAACAAAATGAGTAATAAACATCCTCTTGTATCACCACACTTACcaataatttcctttttaaaataataCTCTTCCTTTGTTTTTCACACTGAAGTGTATAATTCACATTTAGCCACATGGTACTGAATCTGCCATTTATTTGCCCACTCAGTTAACGTGTCCAAATCACCTTGAAACCTACTGGTATACTCCTCACAACTCAATTTTGTTCAGGTTTGTgtcatttcaatgagatcacttcgcACCTTACCAAATTCAAAAGAACGCAGGCTGATTCCATTGATCTCAATTTCACATCATGATCAGTATAGGGTATGAACCTGCAACATCTAGGCTATTTGTGCCAGTAATTTAAGGACTACACATTCATGTTCTCATAAGTAGTAAGTGTGGAAATTTCCAATATAATTTTCATAAAATTAATAGCTAAATTTTGTCCCATAGTTGTACCAACAATAAATATAAAAATTAAAAGTATAAAATATCTAATTATTTCAGTATTGCTTTAGGTAAGCTAAAGAATAAACAAATATCTGTACAGCACTGGACTTTTAGTTTGTCCGGATATCTGAGATTTTTAACCattatatagaatcatagagatgtacagaatggaaacagacccttcagtctaacccgtccatgaccagatatgccaacccaatctcgtcccacctgccagcatctggcccatatccctccaaacccttcctattcatatacccattcaaatgccttttaaatgatgcagttgtatcaggctccaccacttcctctggcagctcattccatacacgtactactcACTGCGTGAaataattgccccttaggtctcttttatgtcttcccctctcaccctaaacctatgccctctagttctggacttcccagccccagggaaaagactttgtctatttatcctatccatgcctctcataattttgtaaatctctataaggtccaaagctccagggaaaacagccccagcctgttcagcctcaccctatagctcaaattattccaaccctggcaacatccttgtaaatattttctgaaccctttcaagtttcacaacatctggaAACCAggtttgcacgcaatattccaacagtggcctaaccaatgtcctgtacagctgcaacatgacctcccaactcttgtacttattactctgaccaataaaggaaagcataccaaatgccttcttcactatcctatctacctgcgactccactttcaaggagctatgaacctgcactccaaggtctctttgttcagcaacactccctaggaccttaccattaagtgtagaaggcctgctaagatttgctttcccaaaatgcagcacctggcatttatctaaattaaactccatctgccacttctcagcccattggcctatctggtccagatcctgttgtaatctaaggtaaccctcttcgctgttcacgatacctccaattttggtgtcatctgcaaacttactaactgtacctcttatgctcacatccaaatcatttatgtaaacgacaaAAAGTCAAGCACCCAgaatgatccttgtggcactccactggtcacaggcctccagtctgaaaaacaaccctctgccaacaccctctgtcttctacctttcagccagttctgtatccaaatggcttgttctcagtgtattctgtgagatctaatgttgctaaccagtctcacatggggaaccctgtcaaatgccttactgaagtccatatagatgacatctactgctctgccctcaattttctttgttacttcttcaaaaaactaaatcaagtttgtgagacatgatttcccatgcacaaagtcatgttgattatccctaatcagtccctgcctttccaaatacatgtacatcctgtccctcaggattccctccaacaacttgcccaccaccgacatcaggctcactggtctatagttccctggcttgtctttaccacccttcatATCAGTAAAATACTGAACAAAGCAACAATAAATACAAAAGTTTGCATGGACATTTAGGCCATAACTTTGATCTTGCCAAAACTGAAATAAAACATCACTAACAGTCCAAGATTCAGATCTTCCCAATCAGAACATGATTTTTTTCTATCCTCGCCAACTACAGATGTTCAGATATAAACCAAAAGTAATTTAAATATATACCTATATTGTAAATGTAGGTACAATATGATAGCCATGATacaatggaaataaaaatggtgaaataTAAAAAACAGGCATGTAACTTGTGataaatcaatttaaattatgacACAGTCAAACAAAAAACATATTTCACTCTATTGCAAAATACTGATCAATTTGTTCAAGTCATAATATTTTACTAACCTTTGGCAAAATATTCTCTGTTCGGACCAATTAGTGTGTTGTAGGGATACCCATAATAGGCTAGTGTGTAGGGATCACATGAGTAAACAATGTTTGCTTGAGGTGTTTCTGTTGGTCCCCCTTTTGCTGCTTTCTGGTAACGACTATATTGCTCTTTGTCAACAGGCTTGGCAAGGGTCACCTCAATATAGGAACCTTCAAGCTCAATGCCATTTAATTTCTCCATGGCGAGGACTGCATCTTCCCTGGTAGTGAAATGAACAAAAGCATAATCACGAATTTTCTTTACTCGCTCTACACAGCCGGGATTAAACTGACTGAAGATTTTTTTAATTGTGTCCTCCATAGTTTCAATCATCAGATTTCTCACGTAAAGAATTTTAACAGTTTCCATCACATCTTCATCAACATCTATCTCTGGTTCAGCCCAGTCGACCGCAATTTGGTGACCCCACAGCTGGATTCTTCCAGGCATCAGCTTTCTTCGTGCCATGGCTGCTGCCCGGTGACTTTCATATTCTACAAAAGCAAATCCTCGGTTCTTCATCTTGTCAGCAGCACTGGCATAGACAATCACATCTAACACACCTTCTGTTACTTTAGAAATCTCTTCTAAAATCTcctctctttttttcatttttggAATGCCTCCAATGAAAAGTCTGCAGTTGTCCACACTGCTGCAAACACCCAGCAACCTCCCAGGACGAATCTCATAGTTATTAAGCTCTCTGACAGCTCGTTTGGCTTCATGCTTAGCTGTAAACATGACAAAGGCATAACCTCGGTTTTTACCATCAAAGTCCATCATCAGACGCATCTCATACATCCGCCCCACCGACTCAAAAACAGGGACAAGCTCATCTTCATAAACATCGCGTGGAATTTTGCCAATAAAGACCTCACAACCACGGGGCGGAGGATGGCCCTCCCAACCAGGGGGAGGGCCGCCATATTTACGTTGGCCATTTTCTTGAACCATTGTGTAGCCTGTACGTTCCAAAAGTGCAAGCAAGGTAGCTTCATTAGGGGCACCAGCAACACCTTCATGGACCTTAGTTGAAGATATATTGCAAGAATCTGTACTCATCATGGTACTGGAGTCTTCAGCTGTCATTCTGTCAAAACCATCCAAATTGTGCTCAGACCTGAAGGCAAAAGAGGGAAATCTCAGTTGGATGATCAAACAAGTGAACATTAGAATGAAAGACCACAGCCAATAAAGTATTATTGAAATGTGATCAGTGCTATAAtgtagagaaactcaacagacaaTTCACAAACAAGGTTCCAAAAGACAGTGATTTGATAAATGACAAGATAAACCATTGAATTGCATAAACAATCAGAAATGTCACAATTTGAAAATGGCAAGGAACATTCAGAACTTCTCTCATTTGATATCTTAAAACATAAGGAATTAGAGGaagaatttatttttaatttttttgcaTTTGGTCTTTCGATGTCATTTTCTGAAGAGTTTGAGTTTTGTCTATAGATGCAGTTTATATGTAGTAGTGTCCGATGATAAATTGAAAAGCAAGACATGCAATGTAGTTAGAATGACCAGCTATTTGAAAGAATCTCTGGCTCCAAATTGTCTCAGGCCAAATGGCTCTTTTGATTATAGAGGTTACTTGCTTATTCTTTTTAGCTACAATTGTCATGATGGTGGCTTTTggaagtaggtaaaaacaatgactgcagatgctggaaaccagattctggaatggagtggtgctggaaaagcacagcagttcaggaagcatccgaggagcagtaaaaatcgacattttgggtaaaagcccttcatcaggaatacctgattaaggtcttttgcccgaaacgtcgattttactagcTTTTGGAAGTGTTACCACTGACAGAACTGGTTAGACTTCTGTGACAAAATGTGTTTGGTGAAAAAGGTGGAACACTTGCTGCCAACATTTTTTGCATGGCACTTTTACATAAACACTTAAGTGGCCTAACATTACCATTAGAGCACTAGTTTTTAGCAAATGGATAACTACAACACAGCAATGGCACAACTTCAAAAAAAGCACACATCATTGTAAAGTGTTTCGTGATCacttgaggttgtgaaaggtaTTATATAAAACAATAAAATACCTTAGAAAGAGGTTACTAGCTTGTAACATAaactagcgagttttgagaagatttacagctcaggttgaggttctggatataggtttgcttcctgagctggaaggttagttttcagatgtttcgtcaccatactaggcaacatcatcagtgagcttctgaatgaagcactggttttatggcctgctttctatttatgtgtttaagtttccttgggttggtgatgtcatttcctgttctttttctcagggggtggtaaatgggattcaagtcaatgtgtttgttgatagagttccggttggaatgcaatgcttctaggaattctcacgcatgtctgtttggcttgtcctaggatggaagtGTCTTcctagtcgaagtggtgtccttcctcatctatacGTAAAGATAGAGATCTGTAGGTggatcccaacatccacaaaatgAAGCtgtattagaacattatttcaatgagcaccACATactacagcacagaggaactatgaagagcagaggaaaatcacctatatagtgtattcaaaaagaatgggtactgAATGAACAGTCTGCCAATTTCTCTGCAAAAtcacaaacaagcagacaaaacccatccagaagccttagccactctcccctacatcaaagacatctaggaaatgactgccagactgcggcatcacggtagcccacaaacccaccaacacactaaaacagcagctaatgaacttgaaagaccctatacagtcaacaagcaaaactaatgtcatttataaaataccgtgcaagaactgaaacaaacactacttaggacaaacaggcagaaaactagccaccatgatacataaacatcaactagtcacaaaaagacatgacccactctcactagtatcctcacatgcACCACTTCAATTGGgaaaacacatccatcctaggacaagccaaacttaAACACGAGCAAGAATTccaagaaacatggcattccaactggaactctatcaacaagcacattgacttggatcccatttaccaccctctgagtaaatgaacaggaaatggcatcacaacAGGAAACGATATCACCATCCCAAGGAAAGCAAGTCATAcgaccagtgcttcatccagaggctcactgatattaCTTTGTATggtaacaaaacatctgaaaatgaaccttccagctcagcgagcaaacctaatgTAACAAACTCTTGTTTCTTTCTCTTCGGATGATAgatgacctgctgagtatttccaacaatTTCTTTACTTTCATTTCTGATTTCTAACATTTGCTGTATTTTGTGTCAACATGTTATTTTTATAATCCTAAAACTGTCCAAAATATAAAAACGGAGAATGTGACACATGTTGTTTGATGTGCTATGTTAAGGGAACAAGTGCAGTAATATGCATTTTTGGAACATAACGTAACATGAGATATGAGTGATTAAACTTAGACAAAGAAGATACTTGTCATAATCAGATCATGTGGGATGATATTCCACATTTAATTGGAGGTAAGATCAGCAAACAATTTTATACTGCCTGATTTTCACTTTAAGTAACTTCACTGGGCGTAAACCGGGTAGACAGTCTGTTATAGGCCAGTTTCTGGCTGGCAATAAGTGAACAATTGCCCCACTGTTTATCTCAAGAGTTATTACTAAGTTCTGATGAGTGCTTCACTTCAATCAAAACAATTTTCTATTATTATGCCATCATTGCAATAGGAAAAGCAGATCTTCCCCTTCATGTTTCTTAACATGAAATATTTGATTGTTTTAAACTTTGTGTCTTGAATATGATCTGAATTTGGAAATAAAAGGCAAAATCAGAAGGTCAAGCAGAAAGGTGAGCCATTGTGTAAAAACATTCTTGTTGCATTTTCTCACAAGTAAAAATTTTGAAATACTATATGTTAACTGGGCATGCTGACTATTACATTATTAGGATTTTAACTTGCTGATTTTTAATCCTTCAAATCATAACAAAACTCAAAGACAACATTTCAAGGTCTACATGTATACAATACAATATTACCTTTAATTAGTTTTATGTATTGTCATTTTTCAAGGTGTCTATCGTTATGAATCACTTATGCCTGTAGTTGAAAGCCACACAGTCCGTAATGTTTCAACAACACAAGCAATACTGAACATTTTCCATACATTGAGTCTAGTTTGAAACTCAGAACACTAATTATTATTATATTATGATATATGTTAATCATTTGCTTTAACATTTTCTAATGAATAGCAAAGGATCAACAGACTAAAAGTTAATGCAAGCCTAAAAGTACAAACAAATTAAACTCTTCATAAACagtaactcgtgtattcaatttTTAAGATCAGTACCTGTGCACAGTGATACTTAATATAGAGCTCCTATCACCAGACTGAAACTCAAAAAGGCAAAACTGGGTGTTCTCATGCAGAGTCCTGCATGCAGTAACACTGTGTACTTTCATACAAACAATAGATCATGGTGAAAATTAGAGATAAGAGCAGTTTTATTAGTTTTTGTGCAGAATAATTGTGCATGTATTAGTCATTTGCCTATAGTACACCAGATGAGGTCTTTGTTGCCTCAATATGGACTATTCCATCACCATTTTGAACATTTGTCCAAGTCTACTTTCCATAAATTTGAGGTCATTGAAAAATCTGCTACTCCTGTCCTAACTTGCACCAAGCCGGAGTCATTCATCACCTCAAATCCCTCTCATTAGCATTTGCTCCTGGATAAACTTggcaacaattttttttttaaattaaaacttTTTATTCTTATTTGACATGTATGTGATGGAccaaattctttttttttaaattagaccCTCCAAAATATCAGTGCTTAtctaactctgatttcttgaGTTTTCCTGATTTTAATTgtctcaccagtttcctcatctctcctcctCCCACCTCAGCCCAGatgcaaccctccaactcagcaccaccctcttgacctatcctacctgtccattttccttccctcccatccgctccatcctcccctctgacctatcactatcaccatcaccccctaccTCCATGCAGCTATTGCcttcccaggtaccttccccacCAGCCCTAtctccaccctcctatttatctctcagcccctttttcccacccccacattcctcctgaagggcttatgcctgaaacagtgACTCAGtctgacctgctgggtttttccagtgccacacttttcgaccctgTCTCAGCTGCCAAGGCAAAAGCTCAGAAATTCCATCCCTAAACTTCCCCAACCCCATagatctcttttccattttcataCGCTCCTTAGAAGTTGCCTCTTTGATGAAGCTTTTGATCACCAGCCTTAAAGTTTTCCTATGTACTTGATTGTCAAGTTATACTTTATATTACTCTAGCAACGTGTTTTGGAATGCTTTGATATGTTAATGTTGTTGTTCAGTGCATGTAAAACTTTGGAATATCCCCTCTGTCCAAATAGCTCATTAAACACTTATGAATTAACAAGCACTTGGTTGAATTACAGAAGCAATCTGGTGTCTACACAATAAAAACTAGCAAATTTTCTTTTGGGAGAGAATTAGAAAATCAATTCAGTGAATCTGCAAACAGAATATGATGCAAGATTCTGTAGAGATATTTAATTCAATGAGCACCACCACTGATTTTGCGTGACAAGAGAGACATTATGAAAATTATAATAATGACTTTTTAAGTCTTACAGTAATTAGTTAATAATACAGTCAAGTAAGTAAAAGTTCCTAATACTCCAAGAtaaagtatttttaaaatttgaaagatGTGAGGCAGTTTGCTGATTTTTCTCTGGAAGTTGTGCAAGTATCACAACATTGTCTCATGTGAAAGAATCATGATAATATTCTGGTATTATTTTATTTAAAGTAGCATCAAAAGAGGAAGCCAACAGGGCATTGTGCAGTGAGGAGGGCCTCGGACTAAGGAATTATAACTATTCAGCGGGTCGAGCCCTTCCCGCCACTTCAATGCCTTTTGTTTGCTCCATTCCTACTATCCTGTACACTGCTGGTAATCAGATATTTACCTCAAACATGTTCAAAGACTCATCCTCCACAGCTTCCAGTTGTAGGCAGAATGTTGAAGTGTCATACACATTACTACAAGTTGCATATTAGTGAGTTATTTTAGTGCTGTTAGCTATGAAGGGTCTCCAGGTAATCTAATGACTTTGGTAGAATTTCTAATATTGTTATTGGTGGATTCAAAGTTCCTTGTACCTCTAGTTCTCCCCTGCGCAAGTGATTTCCTGGTTTTCACAATAGTAACTGAAAATGGTCCAAACTCtgaagtcaatgcagttacatttGCAGATGTCATGTGATCTGACATTATGTACCAACCTTGAGGAATGCTTCCAATCATAACTGGCAAAAACAAAATGATTACTGTGTTGctcatttctttttaaaatgagCAGGGGGATATACCAAACAGGTTTGGCCTCGATTCCATTTGAAAAGTTCAAAAAAATTACACAGCTTATTTATATTTCACACCAACACTAAAAAGGAGTTTCAACAGGGAAATTAATAGAGTTAGAAGTGTTCAGATACTGTATAGTAACCTCTGAGAATGAAGTTAAGGAATGGCAACCACTAAAGGGTTTGAGTCAGAGTGATGTAAATTGTTTTTACATTGCTAAACCAAACCTATCTTACTGTGAACTGGTCACTTTCAGATGTCTCAGGAGGCAAGTGGTTCACTTAGAGTTTGATGAGACTACTTGCCCCAGGAGAtattttcttccccctctcccagCTTCAGCTCTAGCAGCTCAATTGGATGAGGATTGCTACCAGTATGGGGCTTTGCCAGTGTACCTTTTGTTCAGAAAAGGAACAGCCATCATCACGTTCCCCAAACCAAATTGAATatttccctctccctgactgcacCCTGTTTCCATGGATACTAAACACCCCTCGCTAATCACCAACTCCCTCAACCCTCCTCAAATCAAGCCTCAACCCCTTTAAATCTACACCGTATCCACTCCCTACCTTGCAATCCCAATGACAGAAGGTGGAAATCTTCTATCCTGCGGCTTACTGTGCAGTATACCTTTCCTGAGAtgggtcatgatttggaggtactGGTTTTGGACTggcgtggacaaagttaaaaactacacaacactagtttatagtccaacagtttggaaggtagtgcttccaaataaatatcttggactataacctggtgttgtgagatttttaacttttcccctgATAGGGAGCTAAGCCTGTCATCAGGCTGATTTTCAGCAGAGGAGAAACCTCTTAATAAGAACCTTGCAGGCAACGACAGAGCTTTTTGTGAAACCTGAACATTCCTGGAGATGAATACTTCAGCACCAGCTTGGAAAGTTTGGAAATCCCAGCTTGGTAGTTATGAGGGTCATTCTTGGTCAGGCAGAACAATACAGGTGTAGAATCATGTTCACACTTTATACGCCCGATTTAGTGCTCTGGTTTGCACTGTGCAGTTGATTGCCTTGTTCACAGGTGGCTTTCTGGCTATTGGACCTTCTCACACAAAAGTAATGTGATATTTTATTATAGGCAACCCAACTTTTAGCAGGtaaattcaataaagtttgttaACTGCACCACAGCTCAACTGATCAAAggtcaaagctgaaaatgtgttactggaaaaccgcagcaggtcaggcagcatccaaggagcaggagaatcgacgtttcgggcatcagcacttcttcaggaagggcttctgcagtcctcactttctcctgatcaaAAGGTCAATACAAGTTCTAGAGCAGCAAAATTTAAAACATTTCTTTTCAGTGTCAGGCTGTGTTGCCCTCAGCATGCTGGTATAGTGGAAGTTCGGGGGAGGGGGGTAAGGTTTGTGGCTAAAATAGCAGTAATATACTAATTTGTCATCAGCACCATATTCACATATTTAAAGGAGAACCGAACTAATTTCTATCT from Chiloscyllium punctatum isolate Juve2018m chromosome 1, sChiPun1.3, whole genome shotgun sequence includes:
- the rbm47 gene encoding RNA-binding protein 47 isoform X3, translated to MRSEHNLDGFDRMTAEDSSTMMSTDSCNISSTKVHEGVAGAPNEATLLALLERTGYTMVQENGQRKYGGPPPGWEGHPPPRGCEVFIGKIPRDVYEDELVPVFESVGRMYEMRLMMDFDGKNRGYAFVMFTAKHEAKRAVRELNNYEIRPGRLLGVCSSVDNCRLFIGGIPKMKKREEILEEISKVTEGVLDVIVYASAADKMKNRGFAFVEYESHRAAAMARRKLMPGRIQLWGHQIAVDWAEPEIDVDEDVMETVKILYVRNLMIETMEDTIKKIFSQFNPGCVERVKKIRDYAFVHFTTREDAVLAMEKLNGIELEGSYIEVTLAKPVDKEQYSRYQKAAKGGPTETPQANIVYSCDPYTLAYYGYPYNTLIGPNREYFAKAGTVRGRGRGAAGNRAAGPRGSYLGGYSAGRVAIPSIGTQYQVFQAAPGTKLMEDSKMHPMEHVLNPIAVQTDPNGTAIIPSVSTPPPFQTRPITPVYAMASNIQRIPTAGFYGASYVPIAAPASAATVATLQKNAATAAAVAAYGGYAGYVPQAFPAATFQVPLHDFYQTY
- the rbm47 gene encoding RNA-binding protein 47 isoform X1, whose protein sequence is MRSEHNLDGFDRMTAEDSSTMMSTDSCNISSTKVHEGVAGAPNEATLLALLERTGYTMVQENGQRKYGGPPPGWEGHPPPRGCEVFIGKIPRDVYEDELVPVFESVGRMYEMRLMMDFDGKNRGYAFVMFTAKHEAKRAVRELNNYEIRPGRLLGVCSSVDNCRLFIGGIPKMKKREEILEEISKVTEGVLDVIVYASAADKMKNRGFAFVEYESHRAAAMARRKLMPGRIQLWGHQIAVDWAEPEIDVDEDVMETVKILYVRNLMIETMEDTIKKIFSQFNPGCVERVKKIRDYAFVHFTTREDAVLAMEKLNGIELEGSYIEVTLAKPVDKEQYSRYQKAAKGGPTETPQANIVYSCDPYTLAYYGYPYNTLIGPNREYFAKAGTVRGRGRGAAGNRAAGPRGSYLGGYSAGRGIYSRYHEGKAKQQDKAYELIPSLDLATVSPVAMKPGAVAIPSIGTQYQVFQAAPGTKLMEDSKMHPMEHVLNPIAVQTDPNGTAIIPSVSTPPPFQTRPITPVYAMASNIQRIPTAGFYGASYVPIAAPASAATVATLQKNAATAAAVAAYGGYAGYVPQAFPAATFQVPLHDFYQTY
- the rbm47 gene encoding RNA-binding protein 47 isoform X2, whose protein sequence is MTAEDSSTMMSTDSCNISSTKVHEGVAGAPNEATLLALLERTGYTMVQENGQRKYGGPPPGWEGHPPPRGCEVFIGKIPRDVYEDELVPVFESVGRMYEMRLMMDFDGKNRGYAFVMFTAKHEAKRAVRELNNYEIRPGRLLGVCSSVDNCRLFIGGIPKMKKREEILEEISKVTEGVLDVIVYASAADKMKNRGFAFVEYESHRAAAMARRKLMPGRIQLWGHQIAVDWAEPEIDVDEDVMETVKILYVRNLMIETMEDTIKKIFSQFNPGCVERVKKIRDYAFVHFTTREDAVLAMEKLNGIELEGSYIEVTLAKPVDKEQYSRYQKAAKGGPTETPQANIVYSCDPYTLAYYGYPYNTLIGPNREYFAKAGTVRGRGRGAAGNRAAGPRGSYLGGYSAGRGIYSRYHEGKAKQQDKAYELIPSLDLATVSPVAMKPGAVAIPSIGTQYQVFQAAPGTKLMEDSKMHPMEHVLNPIAVQTDPNGTAIIPSVSTPPPFQTRPITPVYAMASNIQRIPTAGFYGASYVPIAAPASAATVATLQKNAATAAAVAAYGGYAGYVPQAFPAATFQVPLHDFYQTY